A single window of Brachyhypopomus gauderio isolate BG-103 chromosome 21, BGAUD_0.2, whole genome shotgun sequence DNA harbors:
- the slc34a2b gene encoding solute carrier family 34 member 2b, which yields MAPRPEDGTATTIPPPDCGSTPPSKDAVVLPAYSTVALVVSESEQNDPWDLPELQDTGLKWSELDTKGKVIRVVTSVTKFALLLGFLYMFVCSLDILSSAFQLVGGKAAGDIFQDNVVLSNPVAGLVIGVLVTVLVQSSSTSSSIVVSMVSSGLLEVQSAVPVIMGANIGTSVTNTIVAVMQAGDRNEFRRAFAGATVHDFFNWLSVLVLLPLEVITGVLYKLTKLLIDSFNIQTGQDAPDLLKVITEPLTKNIIELDSSVINDIAVGEASARNKSLIKVWCKKDKITTLENITVPGIANCTSGALCWEEGNQTWTQQNATETINIQRCGHLFAWTDLPDLAVGLILLALSLLVLCTCLILIVKLLNSMLKGQVAVVIKKVLNTDFPFPFGWVTGYLAILVGAGMTFIVQSSSVFTSAITPLVGIGVISIERAYPLTLGSNIGTTTTAILAAMASPGEKLANSLQVALCHFFFNIFGILLWYPIPCMRVPIRLAKALGDRTAKYRWFAVMYLVLCFFILPLVVLGLSVAGWQVLVGVGVPLAVLAAVVVAVNVMQSCCPRFLPPALRSWDFLPRPLHSLAPWDAAVTRATGFCTRCCCNCCRTGPELDGAEDAGAEKKAELEMYDNPALCVEDEKGHVQKASRTHL from the exons ATGGCTCCACGGCCAGAGGACGGGACCGCCACTACAATCCCTCCACCGGACTGTG GGTCGACACCTCCATCGAAAGATGCCGTGGTGTTACCGGCGTACTCCACCGTGGCTCTCGTGGTGTCGGAGTCCGAGCAGAACGACCCGTGGGACCTTCCCGAATTGCAGGACACCGGGCTCAAATGGTCAG AACTGGACACTAAGGGCAAAGTTATTCGAGTTGTAACGTCAGTTACGAAGTTTGCCCTCCTGCTCGGTTTCCTCTACATGTTCGTTTGCTCACTGGACATTCTGAGTTCCGCGTTTCAGCTGGTTGGAG GAAAGGCAGCTGGAGATATCTTCCAGGACAATGTTGTGTTGTCTAACCCTGTGGCAGGGCTGGTTATTGGGGTACTGGTAACGGTCCTGGTTCAGAGCTCCAGCACTTCTTCATCTATTGTGGTCAGCATGGTGTCTTCTGGAT TGCTGGAGGTTCAGTCAGCAGTGCCCGTCATCATGGGTGCCAACATCGGCACCTCCGTCACCAACACCATCGTTGCCGTGATGCAGGCCGGGGACCGCAACGAGTTCCGCAG GGCCTTTGCTGGAGCTACAGTGCATGACTTCTTTAACTGGCTCTCCGTGCTGGTCTTGCTTCCACTGGAGGTGATCACAGGCGTCTTGTACAAGCTCACCAAACTGCTCATCGACTCCTTCAACATCCAGACCGGCCAGGACGCCCCTGACCTGCTCAAAGTCATCACAGAACCGCTCACCAAGAACATCATCGAG CTGGACAGCTCTGTGATCAATGACATCGCCGTTGGTGAGGCCAGCGCTCGGAACAAGAGTCTGATCAAAGTTTGGTGCAAAAAAGATAAAATTACG ACTCTGGAGAACATCACCGTTCCTGGAATTGCCAACTGCACGTCCGGAGCCCTCTGCTGGGAGGAGGGCAACCAGACGTGGACGCAGCAGAACGCCACAGAGACCATCAACATCCAGAGAT GCGGGCACCTCTTTGCGTGGACGGACCTGCCGGACCTGGCCGTGGGGCTGATCCTGTTGGCGCTGTCCCTGCTGGTTCTCTGCACCTGCCTCATCCTCATCGTGAAACTACTGAACTCCATGCTGAAGGGCCAGGTGGCCGTGGTCATCAAAAAGGTGCTGAACACAG ATTTTCCCTTCCCGTTCGGCTGGGTCACAGGATACCTGGCCATCTTGGTGGGAGCAGGAATGACCTTCATCGTGCAGAGCAGCTCGGTCTTCACCTCGGCCATCACGCCTCTCGTGG gtatcGGAGTGATCAGTATCGAGCGAGCTTACCCTCTCACGCTCGGCTCGAACATCGGCACGACGACTACAGCCATCCTGGCCGCCATGGCCAGCCCTGGAGAAAAACTGGCCAACTCACTCCAG GTCGCACTGTGCCATTTCTTCTTCAACATCTTCGGGATCCTGCTGTGGTACCCCATCCCCTGCATGCGCGTGCCCATCCGTCTGGCCAAGGCCCTGGGGGACCGCACGGCCAAGTACCGCTGGTTCGCCGTCATGTACCTGGTTCTGTGCTTCTTCATCCTGCCCCTGGTGGTCCTGGGCCTGTCGGTGGCCGGCTGGCAGGTGCTGGTGGGCGTGGGCGTGCCCTTGGCCGTGCTGGCCGCCGTTGTGGTGGCGGTCAACGTCATGCAGTCATGCTGCCCGCGTTTCCTGCCACCGGCCCTGCGCAGCTGGGACTTCCTGCCACGGCCGCTGCACTCGCTGGCGCCCTGGGACGCCGCAGTGACCAGAGCCACGGGCTTCTGCACACGCTGCTGTTGCAACTGCTGCCGGACCGGGCCGGAGCTGGACGGGGCCGAGGATGCCGGTGCTGAGAAGAAGGCGGAGCTGGAGATGTACGACAACCCGGCGCTGTGCGTGGAGGACGAGAAAGGCCACGTCCAGAAGGCCTCGCGAACACACTTGTAG